The Flavobacterium piscisymbiosum genome includes a region encoding these proteins:
- a CDS encoding OprO/OprP family phosphate-selective porin, translating into MPHLRLALILLFIILNTISVLAQEKPFNVVNISPDGSKYIKFGMNLQVWGRYSELNPNSKIGTTEVNDAYDIVIRRLRLQAMGMITENIFFHLQLGQNNINFTQNNGPSNAPLSVMDALGEYHFNEKLHIGGGLTAWGAGTTRYSANSSSSQLTLDTPMYQQFANTSSTFGNRNLSIYAKGYLGKFNYRAAITNPYRNSNNNLGLNSTLSTETPRAQYSGILTYSFLDKESLEDAYHKGTYLGTKKVFNVALGYMTQAKAMWHLTPDATVAYDDMKVLGFDVFYDSPINAKGAALTAYAAFNNNDYGKNYIQSVNTPNPAIGDNTLINGSGAGFIGVGTGNIYYAQLGYLFGKSDNEAKKGRFQPYAATQIADLEALDTPMTMYELGVNYYTTGTLGPKFSLNYQNRAVYDKTLIGAYKQSDRLGMVVLQCQVSF; encoded by the coding sequence ATGCCACATTTAAGACTCGCCCTGATTTTATTATTTATTATCCTAAACACCATAAGTGTTCTTGCTCAGGAAAAACCTTTTAACGTTGTAAATATCAGTCCCGACGGTTCGAAATACATCAAATTTGGAATGAATCTTCAGGTTTGGGGAAGATATTCAGAATTGAATCCCAATAGTAAAATTGGAACTACAGAAGTCAATGATGCCTATGATATTGTAATTAGACGTCTGCGCTTACAAGCCATGGGAATGATTACAGAGAACATCTTCTTTCATTTACAATTGGGTCAGAACAATATCAATTTTACACAGAATAACGGACCTTCAAATGCACCCCTTTCTGTTATGGATGCCTTGGGAGAATATCATTTTAACGAAAAACTTCATATTGGTGGTGGATTAACCGCTTGGGGAGCAGGAACAACCCGTTATTCGGCAAATAGTTCTTCTTCGCAACTTACTTTAGATACGCCAATGTATCAGCAATTTGCCAATACATCATCAACTTTTGGAAATAGAAACTTAAGTATTTATGCAAAAGGATATTTAGGAAAATTTAATTACCGTGCAGCAATTACAAATCCGTATCGAAATTCAAACAATAATCTTGGATTAAATTCGACCTTAAGTACTGAAACACCAAGAGCACAATATTCCGGAATTCTAACGTATTCTTTCCTGGATAAGGAATCACTTGAAGATGCGTATCACAAAGGAACTTATTTGGGAACAAAAAAGGTTTTCAATGTAGCGTTAGGTTATATGACGCAAGCCAAAGCGATGTGGCATTTAACGCCGGATGCAACTGTAGCTTATGATGATATGAAAGTTTTAGGATTTGATGTTTTTTATGATAGTCCAATTAACGCTAAAGGAGCTGCACTAACAGCTTATGCGGCTTTTAATAATAATGATTACGGTAAAAACTATATTCAGTCTGTAAATACGCCAAATCCTGCAATTGGAGATAATACGTTAATTAATGGTTCTGGTGCCGGATTTATTGGCGTTGGTACGGGAAATATTTATTATGCTCAATTAGGATATCTTTTTGGCAAATCAGATAATGAAGCTAAAAAAGGTCGTTTTCAGCCTTACGCAGCAACACAAATTGCCGATTTAGAAGCTTTAGATACACCAATGACGATGTATGAATTGGGTGTCAATTATTATACAACCGGAACTTTGGGTCCAAAGTTTAGTTTAAATTACCAAAACAGAGCTGTTTATGACAAAACACTTATTGGCGCATACAAACAAAGCGATCGTTTAGGAATGGTAGTTTTACAATGCCAGGTTTCTTTCTAA
- a CDS encoding proline dehydrogenase family protein — translation MEKIFDNTQVAFSLKSDTELDRAYFLFKMIDSQPLVRIGTAVTNFAIKANLPVEGLIRATVFDHFCGGVNENDCITVVDKMFTKGVSSVLDYSVEGKEEEEQFDAALEMTLKTIEFAKERLAIPFAVFKPTGFGRFELYEKLGEKQTLTLAEQAEWDRVVARFDHVCGEAHKKDVALLIDGEESWMQDAADDLVTAMMRKYNKEKAIVFNTLQMYRWDRLDYLKNLHEVAKKEGFFIGMKLVRGAYMEKENKRAEEKNYVSPICVSKEATDINYDAAVHYMLEHLEIMSIFAGTHNELSSYKLMEMMQEKGIAKNDNKIWFGQLYGMSDNISYNLAENGYNVAKYLPFGPVKDVMPYLIRRAEENTSVAGQTSRELSMIKAERKRRKGK, via the coding sequence ATGGAAAAAATATTCGATAACACTCAAGTTGCATTTTCGTTAAAAAGCGATACAGAACTTGATAGAGCTTATTTTCTTTTTAAAATGATCGACAGCCAACCTTTAGTAAGGATAGGAACTGCTGTTACCAATTTTGCTATAAAAGCAAATCTTCCGGTAGAAGGATTAATTCGTGCAACTGTTTTTGACCATTTTTGCGGTGGTGTAAACGAAAATGATTGTATTACGGTAGTAGACAAAATGTTTACCAAAGGTGTTTCATCTGTATTAGATTATTCTGTTGAAGGAAAAGAAGAAGAAGAGCAGTTTGATGCTGCTTTAGAAATGACTTTAAAAACCATTGAATTTGCTAAAGAACGTTTAGCGATTCCGTTTGCTGTATTTAAGCCAACAGGTTTTGGTCGTTTTGAATTGTATGAAAAATTAGGAGAAAAACAAACCTTGACTTTGGCAGAACAAGCAGAGTGGGATAGAGTAGTAGCCCGTTTTGATCATGTTTGCGGTGAAGCGCACAAAAAAGATGTCGCTTTATTAATTGATGGTGAAGAAAGTTGGATGCAGGATGCTGCTGATGATTTGGTTACCGCTATGATGCGCAAATACAATAAAGAGAAAGCAATTGTTTTTAATACTTTGCAAATGTACCGTTGGGATCGTTTGGATTATTTGAAAAATCTACATGAAGTTGCTAAAAAAGAAGGTTTCTTTATTGGAATGAAATTGGTTCGTGGTGCTTACATGGAAAAAGAAAACAAAAGAGCGGAAGAGAAAAATTACGTTTCGCCAATTTGTGTTTCTAAAGAAGCTACAGATATTAATTATGATGCTGCTGTACATTATATGTTAGAGCATTTAGAAATAATGTCAATTTTCGCGGGAACTCATAACGAATTGAGCTCTTATAAATTGATGGAAATGATGCAGGAAAAAGGAATTGCCAAAAACGATAATAAAATCTGGTTTGGACAATTGTACGGAATGAGTGATAATATTAGTTACAACCTTGCTGAAAACGGTTATAATGTAGCGAAGTATTTACCATTTGGACCTGTAAAAGATGTTATGCCGTACTTAATTCGTCGCGCTGAAGAAAATACTTCGGTAGCAGGGCAAACAAGCCGCGAATTATCTATGATTAAGGCAGAACGTAAACGCAGAAAAGGGAAGTAG
- the aroB gene encoding 3-dehydroquinate synthase, with amino-acid sequence MQSIQANNYLVHFNQNAYEALNNHLKENKYSNLFIIVDNETNEYCLPKFLPLLETDLTIEIIEFESGEINKNIETCIEIWKVLTELGADRKSLVINLGGGVVTDLGGFVASTFKRGVDFINIPTTLLSMVDASVGGKTGVDLGNLKNQIGVINVPQMVLIDTNYLETLPQSEMRSGLAEMLKHGLIYDAAYWKQFLDLKAIDFADFDALIYRSVEIKNDIVIQDPTEKNIRKALNFGHTLGHAIESYFLESESKKTLLHGEAIAIGMILESYISLHKNLITTEEYAEIKTAIKSIYDDVKIEENDIDPILELLIHDKKNEYGLIQFALIEGIGKIKINQSVENKLILDAFQDYKS; translated from the coding sequence ATGCAATCTATTCAAGCTAATAATTATCTCGTGCATTTTAACCAAAATGCTTACGAAGCCCTAAATAATCATTTAAAAGAAAATAAATACTCTAATTTGTTTATTATAGTTGATAATGAAACAAATGAGTATTGTTTACCAAAATTTTTGCCTTTACTTGAAACCGATTTAACAATAGAAATTATTGAATTTGAATCTGGTGAAATCAATAAAAATATTGAAACTTGTATCGAAATCTGGAAAGTACTTACAGAACTTGGTGCCGACAGAAAATCGCTTGTCATTAATCTTGGTGGTGGTGTTGTAACAGATCTTGGCGGATTTGTAGCTTCGACTTTCAAACGTGGAGTAGATTTTATTAATATACCAACTACCCTATTATCTATGGTTGACGCTTCTGTAGGAGGAAAAACCGGAGTTGACTTAGGAAATCTTAAAAACCAGATTGGTGTTATTAATGTGCCTCAAATGGTGCTTATTGATACAAATTATCTTGAAACTTTACCACAAAGCGAAATGCGTTCAGGATTGGCCGAAATGCTAAAACACGGTCTTATATATGATGCAGCCTACTGGAAACAGTTTTTAGACTTAAAAGCCATTGATTTTGCTGATTTTGATGCACTAATATATCGCTCGGTAGAAATTAAGAATGATATTGTAATTCAGGATCCAACCGAAAAGAATATTCGTAAAGCATTGAATTTTGGTCATACATTAGGTCACGCTATCGAAAGTTATTTTCTCGAAAGCGAATCAAAAAAGACATTGTTACACGGTGAAGCCATTGCGATTGGAATGATTCTGGAAAGTTATATTTCATTACACAAAAACTTAATCACAACAGAAGAATATGCTGAAATTAAAACGGCAATAAAGAGTATTTATGATGATGTAAAAATCGAAGAAAATGACATCGATCCGATCCTTGAATTGCTGATTCATGACAAAAAAAATGAATACGGTCTGATTCAATTTGCATTAATTGAAGGAATCGGGAAAATAAAAATTAATCAATCCGTTGAAAATAAATTGATTCTAGACGCGTTTCAAGATTATAAATCTTAA
- a CDS encoding arginine decarboxylase, with protein sequence MNTKYSDLINQTYYFPQTEFKLNKDNLQFHNIDLMKLVEQYGTPLKFTYLPQISENINKAKSWFRKSMEKNKYDAKYYYCYCTKSSHFEYIMNEAFKNNIHIETSSAFDVNIVENLLENGKINKSTYVICNGFKRDEYITNIARLINSGHKNTIPIIDNYEELDLLQAEIKGKFKIGIRIAAEEEPKFEFYTSRLGIGYKNIVAFYKKQIQENDRLELKMLHFFINTGINDTSYYWNELVKCIKVYIALKKECPTLDGLNIGGGFPIKNSLAFEYDYQYMIDEIINQIKIACDEAEVDVPNIFTEFGSFTVGESGGAIYQILYQKQQNDREKWNMIDSSFITTLPDTWAINKRFIMLAVNRWNDTYERVLLGGLTCDSDDYYNSEQNMNAIYLPKYNKEKPLYIGFFNTGAYQETIGGYGGLHHCLIPQPKHILIDRDENGILATEVFSEQQTSDDVLKILGYTKKV encoded by the coding sequence ATGAATACAAAATATTCTGATCTAATTAATCAAACTTACTACTTTCCTCAAACGGAATTTAAATTAAACAAAGACAACTTACAATTTCACAATATCGATTTGATGAAATTGGTTGAACAATACGGTACGCCTTTAAAATTTACTTATTTACCACAAATTTCTGAAAACATTAATAAGGCAAAGTCCTGGTTCAGAAAATCAATGGAAAAGAATAAATACGATGCTAAATACTACTATTGTTATTGTACAAAAAGTTCTCATTTTGAATACATTATGAATGAAGCTTTCAAGAATAACATTCATATTGAGACATCATCAGCTTTTGATGTTAATATCGTAGAAAATTTGCTTGAAAATGGTAAAATAAACAAAAGTACCTATGTTATTTGTAACGGATTTAAAAGAGACGAATACATTACTAATATAGCGCGATTAATCAATAGCGGACATAAAAATACTATTCCGATTATTGATAATTATGAAGAGCTGGATTTGTTACAGGCTGAAATTAAAGGAAAATTCAAAATTGGAATTCGTATTGCAGCTGAAGAAGAACCAAAATTTGAGTTTTATACTTCAAGATTAGGTATCGGATACAAAAACATAGTTGCATTCTATAAAAAACAAATCCAGGAAAATGACAGATTAGAGCTTAAAATGCTTCACTTTTTCATTAATACCGGAATAAACGATACATCATATTACTGGAATGAATTGGTAAAATGTATCAAAGTATACATTGCCCTTAAAAAGGAATGTCCTACTCTTGATGGTTTGAACATTGGAGGTGGTTTCCCTATTAAAAATTCATTGGCATTCGAATATGATTACCAATATATGATTGATGAGATTATCAATCAGATTAAAATAGCATGCGATGAAGCTGAAGTTGATGTTCCTAATATCTTTACTGAATTTGGATCATTTACTGTAGGTGAAAGCGGTGGCGCGATCTATCAGATTTTGTATCAAAAACAACAAAATGATAGAGAAAAATGGAACATGATCGATTCGTCTTTCATTACTACTTTGCCGGATACTTGGGCTATAAACAAACGTTTTATTATGCTGGCGGTCAACCGTTGGAATGATACTTACGAGCGGGTTTTATTAGGAGGTTTGACTTGTGATAGTGACGATTATTACAACTCAGAGCAAAATATGAACGCCATTTATTTGCCTAAATACAACAAAGAAAAGCCATTGTATATTGGTTTCTTTAATACTGGTGCGTATCAGGAAACCATTGGAGGTTACGGTGGATTACACCACTGTTTGATTCCGCAGCCTAAACATATTTTAATAGATCGTGACGAAAATGGCATTTTGGCCACCGAAGTTTTCTCAGAACAACAAACTTCTGACGATGTATTGAAGATTTTAGGATATACTAAAAAAGTATAA
- a CDS encoding deoxyhypusine synthase family protein: MKGPISQFIEKHYLHFNSASLVDAAKAYEQQLANGAKMMVSMAGAMSTAEIGKIFAEIIRQDKVQIISCTGANLEEDIMNLVAHSHYERVPNYRDLTPEDEWALLERGLNRVTDTCIPEHEAFRRLQKHIYKIWKDADDKGERYFPHEFMYKMLLSGVLEEYYEIDLKDSWMYAAAEKNLPIIVPGWEDSTMGNIFASYVIKGDLKASTMKSGIEYMVFLSDWYPKNSANGIGFFQIGGGIAGDFPICVVPMLYQDMEMHDIPFWSYFCQISDSTTSYGSYSGAVPNEKITWGKLDIKTPKFIIESDATIVAPLIFAYLLDL, from the coding sequence ATGAAAGGACCAATCAGTCAGTTTATTGAAAAACATTATTTACACTTTAACTCTGCTTCTTTAGTTGATGCTGCAAAAGCATACGAACAACAATTGGCAAATGGTGCAAAAATGATGGTAAGTATGGCTGGCGCTATGAGTACAGCAGAAATTGGTAAAATTTTTGCCGAAATAATTAGACAAGATAAAGTACAGATTATTTCATGTACTGGAGCCAATCTAGAAGAAGACATCATGAACTTAGTAGCACACTCTCACTACGAAAGAGTGCCAAACTATCGTGATTTAACACCAGAAGACGAATGGGCTTTGCTTGAAAGAGGATTAAATCGTGTTACAGACACTTGTATTCCTGAACATGAAGCATTCCGTCGTTTACAAAAACACATTTACAAAATCTGGAAAGATGCTGATGATAAAGGAGAACGTTATTTTCCGCATGAATTCATGTATAAAATGTTGTTATCTGGCGTTTTAGAAGAATATTACGAAATAGATTTAAAAGATAGCTGGATGTATGCGGCTGCAGAGAAAAACTTACCTATTATTGTACCAGGATGGGAAGATAGTACGATGGGGAACATCTTTGCTTCATACGTGATCAAAGGAGACTTAAAAGCGTCTACCATGAAATCAGGAATTGAATATATGGTTTTCCTTTCAGACTGGTATCCAAAAAATAGTGCTAACGGAATTGGATTTTTCCAAATTGGTGGTGGTATTGCAGGAGATTTTCCTATTTGTGTGGTTCCGATGTTGTACCAGGATATGGAAATGCATGATATTCCGTTTTGGAGTTATTTCTGCCAGATTTCAGATTCAACAACTAGTTACGGATCATATTCCGGAGCGGTTCCAAACGAGAAAATCACTTGGGGTAAATTAGATATAAAAACTCCAAAATTCATTATTGAGTCGGATGCTACAATTGTTGCACCGTTAATTTTTGCTTACTTATTAGATTTATAG
- a CDS encoding DNA primase: MKRVIVDYAKLTNEILNLLVEKFPDGYDDSDVIRFRNAKNELIEAVEVRTEDTIYLVKISTKLADRIENYDEDDDIDVDVDVIEPVKGLDLDDDIDDDDDDDAIDKPDTDGGDDDDDEDKDPDDIADEDDEDDED, from the coding sequence ATGAAAAGAGTTATAGTAGACTACGCTAAACTTACCAACGAAATTTTGAACCTTTTGGTAGAAAAATTTCCTGATGGTTATGATGATTCGGATGTAATCCGTTTTAGAAATGCTAAAAACGAATTGATCGAAGCTGTTGAAGTTCGTACTGAAGACACTATTTATTTAGTAAAAATTAGTACTAAACTTGCTGACAGAATCGAGAATTACGATGAAGACGATGATATCGACGTAGATGTTGATGTAATCGAACCAGTAAAAGGTCTTGATCTTGATGACGATATTGATGATGACGATGACGATGATGCAATAGACAAACCAGATACTGACGGCGGAGATGATGATGACGATGAGGATAAAGATCCAGATGATATTGCTGACGAAGATGATGAAGACGACGAAGATTAA
- the recQ gene encoding DNA helicase RecQ: protein MNSEILHAKLKENFGFEKFRPNQETIINTILSGQDTLAIMPTGGGKSICFQLPALVLPGITIVISPLIALMKDQVDSLKTNGINACYINSSQSSEEQQFYIDNLKSNKFKLVYIAPESLSYLDVVFNELTVSLIAIDEAHCISSWGHDFRPAYTNLGYLKSRFPSTPVLALTATADKATRTDITKQLNLRNPKTFVASFDRKNLSLEVRPALDRVKQIIDFVENKPNESGIVYCLSRKTTEELALKLQKNGVKAKAYHAGLENKLRAKTQDEFINDDCQVVCATIAFGMGIDKSNVRWVIHYNLPKNIEGYYQEIGRAGRDGLPAETVLFESYADVIQLQKFASEGLNSDVQLAKLERMKQYADALSCRRKILLSYFGELVKENCGNCDICKNPPTFFDGTILAQKALSAISRLQESEPLAVIVDFLRGSKNAYIYEKNYQDLKTYGIGTDISWYDWNQYLIQLINLGYCEIAFHQHNKILLTPFAKKVLFEGEKVKLNTVVKKVIDKNEVKETKTKAAKSSLFEILRKLRYEIAKDEEVPAYVIFSDAALRHMETFRPMSDEEFLAIDGVGKVKLEKYGREFIDAIVYYENAKKTIAKAKKEGNTYKTTLEMFKSGDTVEEIARKRNLGQTTIVSHLAKLYVDGHDFDLNQFVGEKEISQLQKAQIELEFPTALKPYYDYFEEKMSYDKIRFGLAFLERHKNDDEKLKIKAYSLDEKRLENPEAYKKWSSEEDTELVHNFYLGKKVQEIALLLGRNEGAINSRLKKLELKK from the coding sequence ATGAATTCAGAAATTTTACACGCCAAACTAAAAGAGAATTTCGGTTTTGAAAAATTCAGACCCAATCAGGAAACAATCATTAATACGATACTTTCAGGTCAGGATACATTAGCAATAATGCCTACCGGAGGAGGAAAATCGATATGTTTTCAATTACCTGCTCTGGTTTTGCCGGGAATCACAATTGTTATTTCGCCTCTAATCGCCCTGATGAAAGATCAGGTTGACAGTTTAAAAACCAACGGAATCAATGCTTGTTATATCAATAGCAGTCAATCTAGTGAAGAACAGCAATTTTATATTGATAATTTAAAATCAAACAAATTTAAGCTCGTTTATATAGCACCGGAAAGTTTGTCTTATCTTGATGTTGTTTTTAATGAATTGACAGTTAGCTTAATTGCAATTGATGAAGCGCATTGTATTTCGTCATGGGGACATGATTTTCGTCCGGCTTACACTAATTTAGGATATTTAAAAAGCCGATTCCCTTCTACTCCTGTTCTGGCGTTGACGGCAACAGCTGATAAAGCGACGCGAACAGATATTACAAAGCAATTAAATTTAAGAAATCCCAAAACTTTTGTAGCTTCTTTTGATCGAAAAAACTTAAGCCTCGAAGTTCGTCCTGCGTTAGATCGTGTAAAACAAATTATAGATTTTGTAGAAAATAAACCCAATGAATCCGGAATTGTATATTGCTTAAGTCGAAAAACAACCGAGGAGCTGGCATTGAAACTGCAAAAAAATGGTGTAAAAGCAAAAGCGTACCATGCCGGTTTAGAAAATAAGCTTCGTGCAAAAACACAAGACGAATTTATAAACGACGATTGCCAGGTGGTTTGTGCGACCATTGCTTTTGGGATGGGAATCGATAAATCGAATGTTCGTTGGGTGATTCATTATAATTTACCTAAAAATATCGAAGGTTATTATCAGGAAATTGGCCGAGCCGGTCGTGACGGATTACCTGCTGAAACTGTTTTGTTCGAAAGTTACGCTGATGTAATTCAGCTTCAGAAATTTGCATCTGAAGGATTGAACTCAGATGTTCAGCTGGCAAAACTCGAAAGAATGAAACAATATGCTGATGCTTTGAGCTGCAGAAGAAAAATTCTGCTCTCCTACTTTGGAGAACTTGTAAAAGAGAATTGTGGAAACTGCGATATTTGCAAAAATCCTCCAACTTTTTTCGATGGTACGATTCTCGCGCAAAAAGCATTGTCAGCTATTAGTCGTTTACAGGAATCTGAGCCTTTGGCGGTAATTGTAGATTTTTTACGCGGCTCGAAAAACGCGTATATCTACGAAAAAAATTATCAAGACTTAAAAACGTACGGAATTGGCACTGACATTTCATGGTACGACTGGAATCAATATTTAATTCAGTTGATTAATTTAGGATATTGCGAAATTGCATTTCATCAACACAATAAAATCTTACTTACCCCTTTTGCTAAAAAAGTTTTATTTGAAGGCGAAAAAGTAAAACTAAATACTGTTGTTAAAAAAGTAATTGATAAAAACGAAGTAAAAGAAACAAAAACCAAAGCAGCGAAAAGTTCTCTTTTTGAAATACTTCGAAAATTACGTTATGAGATCGCCAAAGATGAAGAAGTTCCGGCTTACGTCATTTTTAGTGATGCTGCGTTAAGACACATGGAAACTTTTCGTCCTATGAGTGACGAAGAATTTCTGGCCATTGATGGTGTTGGTAAAGTAAAACTGGAAAAATACGGTCGGGAATTTATAGATGCGATTGTGTATTATGAAAATGCAAAAAAGACAATTGCAAAAGCTAAAAAAGAAGGCAACACCTATAAAACAACCTTAGAGATGTTCAAAAGTGGTGATACAGTTGAAGAAATTGCAAGAAAAAGAAACCTCGGACAAACCACAATTGTTTCTCATTTAGCAAAATTATATGTTGATGGACATGATTTTGATTTAAATCAGTTTGTTGGAGAAAAAGAAATTTCTCAATTGCAAAAAGCGCAAATCGAACTTGAATTTCCAACTGCATTGAAACCCTATTATGATTATTTTGAAGAAAAAATGTCTTACGATAAAATTCGATTTGGATTGGCTTTTCTTGAAAGGCACAAAAATGACGATGAAAAGCTAAAAATTAAAGCTTATTCATTGGATGAAAAAAGGCTAGAAAATCCTGAAGCCTATAAAAAATGGAGTTCAGAGGAAGATACAGAACTTGTTCATAATTTTTATCTAGGAAAGAAAGTGCAAGAAATAGCGCTTTTGTTAGGAAGAAATGAAGGCGCAATAAACTCCCGATTGAAAAAATTAGAATTGAAAAAATAA
- a CDS encoding DinB family protein — translation MNSNQLLETEYSGPFANYVREAGEVNLIEELEISLHDFIRFVQNIPLDKFDYRYSEGKWTIKDIIQHLIDCERIFVYRALRFSRNDKTALPGFEENDYVDNTFANKRSIQELLTELSALRHSTLLFYKSLSEEQLKRVGTASTHQISAGALGFVIIGHQKHHQKVFEERYL, via the coding sequence ATGAATTCAAATCAGTTATTGGAAACAGAATATTCAGGTCCTTTTGCGAATTATGTTCGCGAAGCGGGAGAAGTTAATTTAATCGAGGAATTAGAAATTTCTCTTCATGATTTTATTCGATTTGTTCAAAATATTCCCCTCGATAAATTTGATTATCGTTATTCCGAAGGTAAATGGACTATCAAAGATATTATTCAGCATTTGATCGATTGCGAGCGTATTTTTGTTTATCGCGCTTTGCGTTTTTCAAGAAACGATAAAACCGCTTTACCGGGATTTGAAGAAAATGATTATGTTGATAATACTTTTGCAAACAAAAGAAGTATTCAGGAATTATTAACTGAGCTTTCTGCTTTAAGACATTCAACTTTATTGTTTTACAAAAGTTTATCTGAAGAGCAACTTAAAAGAGTTGGAACTGCTTCGACACATCAAATTTCGGCAGGCGCTTTAGGTTTTGTAATTATCGGACATCAAAAACACCATCAAAAAGTTTTCGAAGAAAGGTATTTATAA